From the Acidimicrobiia bacterium genome, the window CCGGGCAGCGCCAGCTCGTCGCGTTCGCACGTGCGTTCCTCGCCGATCCGGCGGTGCTCATCCTCGACGAGGCGACGTCGTCACTCGACGTGCCGTCGGAGCGACTCGTGCAGCGCGCGCTGCAGACGCTCCTCGCGGATCGCACCGCGATCATCATCGCCCACCGCTTGACGACGGTGGAGATCGCGGACCGGGTGGTCGTCGTCGACGACGGTCGCATCGTCGAAGACGGCGCGCCGCGCGATCTCATCGGCGGCACCGGCCGCTACGCGGCCCTCCACCACGCCTGGGCCCAGAGCCTCGTCTGACGTCTCCACGCGTCAGTGGTACTGCGTTGTTCGGCTATATGCCGACAACGCAGTACCACGGGAACCCGGTCAGGCGATCGTGACCGACTCGTCGAGGTAGACGTCCTGGATCGCGTTGAGCAGCTGCACGCCCTCGGCCATCGGCCGCTGGAACGCCTTGCGGCCCGAGATCAGGCCCGTGCCGCCGGCGCGCTTGTTGATCACCGCGGTGCGTACGGCCTCGGCGAGGTCGCTCGCGCCCTTCGACTCGCCGCCCGAGTTGATGAGCCCCGAGCGGCCCATGTAGCAGCTCGCGACCTGGTAGCGGCAGAGGTCGATCGGGTTGTCGGTCGTGAGCGTGTCGTAGACGATCTTCGACGTCTTGGCGAAGTCGATCGCGGTGAAGCCGCCGTTGTTGGTCGGAAGCTTCTGCTTGATGATGTCGGCCTCGATCGTGACGCCGAGGTGGTTCGCCTGACCGGTGACATCGGCGGCCGCGTGGTAGTCGACACCGTCCTTCTTGAACGCGTCGTTGCGCAGGTAGCACCACAGCACCGTCGCCAGGCCGAGCTCGTGCGCGTGCTGGAACGCGACCGCGATCTCCTGCAGCTGACGTGCCGACTCGGCGGAACCGAAGTAGATCGTCGCGCCGACCGCGACCGCGCCGAGGTCGGCCGCCTGCTTCACCGTGCCGAACAGCACCTGGTCGAACCGGTTCGGGTACGTGAGCAGCTCGTTGTGGTTGATCTTCACGATGAAC encodes:
- a CDS encoding class I fructose-bisphosphate aldolase codes for the protein MATATKNGAGTLESLLGDDAAPLLQHQCKTIAKDQLHLPGPDFVDRVWAHSDRPTRVLRSLESLYANGRLANTGYVSILPVDQGIEHTAGASFAPNPLYFDPENIVELAVEGGCNAVASTFGVLGAVARRWAHKIPFIVKINHNELLTYPNRFDQVLFGTVKQAADLGAVAVGATIYFGSAESARQLQEIAVAFQHAHELGLATVLWCYLRNDAFKKDGVDYHAAADVTGQANHLGVTIEADIIKQKLPTNNGGFTAIDFAKTSKIVYDTLTTDNPIDLCRYQVASCYMGRSGLINSGGESKGASDLAEAVRTAVINKRAGGTGLISGRKAFQRPMAEGVQLLNAIQDVYLDESVTIA